The genome window GGCAATCTTGCTCTCGACATCCACATGCGACTCTTCCAGATATTCCGTGAGAATAGTCGAAGTGGCCCCATAGCCGTCACGCAGATCCAAGAACGGCACCTCGTCATACGAGCCGTAGGCCGGATGATGGTCGATCACGATGGTAGGCGAAAATCCTTCCGGGAGAGAATTGTTGCTGCGTCCCGGCTGCGTATCGACCAGAGCGACCTGAGGGAGCGAGTCGAAGTCGATCTCGCCGACCGGCACCAGGTTGATATTCAGGTAGCGCAGCATAGCGCGGTTTTCCGCTCGCCCCACAATACCACCAAGAGCGATAATAATTTCCTTCTCTTCATACGCTTGGTGGACGATGAACCGCAGTGCTGCCGCACTCGCGAGGGCATCGGGGTCGGGATTATCGTGGGGAAGAATAACGAGTGGTATCGCTCCTTCCGTCACACGGAGCAACTGATGGAGCGGGCTTCGACTAGATACGATCATACAGAGCTGAAGAAAGATGGGAGGAAAAAACTTCCCGTTTTGCCTATCGCTATCTGCTGGCGCTACACCCTTGCGTGTCTCCGACTTTGTCAGCAGTATAGGGAAAACAATTTTCACGGCAAGGGATAGGGCCGCATATGGCAACATCGGCACGAGAACGGTTTACCCAGTTGGTTCACGATCCTATGGGCGATTTCGATCTAGCGGAAGCCGCCCTGTTGATCGCCCAAGAAGATCAACCAGAACTCGAAGTCGCCACCTATCTGCAGCGGTTGGACGCTTTGGCGGCCACGGTGCGAACACGCCTACCGGAAAACTCCGAACCCGCCGCCATTCTTGCGCAGTTGAACACTCTGCTCTTTCAAGAAGAGAAGCTGACCGGCAACGTCACCGACTACTACGATCCGCGCAACAGCTTCTTGAACGAAGTGCTCGATCGCAAGATGGGCATCCCTATCACGTTGTGCGTTATCTATATGGAAGTGGGGCGTCGCTTAGGGCTCTCGCTGCTTGGCGTCGGCTTTCCCGGACATTTTCTGGTCAAATACAGTGGTGCCGAAGGAGAAGTCGTGCTGGACCCGTTTCACGGCGGCGCTACGCTTACCCACGAGCAGCTCGCGCAGAAACTCCGCGAAATGTATGGCGAC of Deltaproteobacteria bacterium contains these proteins:
- a CDS encoding tetratricopeptide repeat protein, giving the protein MATSARERFTQLVHDPMGDFDLAEAALLIAQEDQPELEVATYLQRLDALAATVRTRLPENSEPAAILAQLNTLLFQEEKLTGNVTDYYDPRNSFLNEVLDRKMGIPITLCVIYMEVGRRLGLSLLGVGFPGHFLVKYSGAEGEVVLDPFHGGATLTHEQLAQKLREMYGDGNPFLGQIPQLLTPASKREILVRMLRNLKGVYLQRQDFARAIQAIDRILLIDPTVATEIRDRGAIHQRQGHIQAATRDFRQYLQLAPKAEDAAAVRNLLVRMTAQMN